A genomic region of Candidatus Bathyarchaeota archaeon contains the following coding sequences:
- a CDS encoding radical SAM protein, whose amino-acid sequence MVKRKECKICGKKSELISSALNLCVNCIKEKPEETKPLILKTHEIIRAFYNFPSTPPKSSSGIQCDLCANECVIGVGEKSYCGLRTNVNGKLVSLSNTNKAVLHWYPDPHVTNCCSAWFCPAGTGTGYPKFAYTKGPELGYKNLAVFFYGCNFDCLFCQNASHKNIDFATTASLEEMSEIVKNDKKYSCICFFGGSPEPQLPFALAFSKKVIEENPDRIIRICFEWNGCGNKLLVKEAAEIAFKSGGNIKFDLKCFNENLSLALSGVSNKRAYENFELIAREFYHERKNLPVLTATTLLVPGYVDEEEVKNISEFISSLNPEIPYSLLVFHPDFMMQDLPITPKIQAVNCYKTAKKFLKNVYIGNIHLLGGLQSIEY is encoded by the coding sequence ATGGTTAAACGTAAAGAGTGTAAAATTTGCGGTAAAAAAAGTGAATTAATTTCAAGCGCTCTTAATCTTTGCGTTAATTGTATTAAAGAAAAACCTGAAGAGACTAAACCTTTAATATTAAAAACTCATGAAATTATAAGGGCTTTTTATAATTTTCCTTCAACACCTCCTAAATCATCAAGTGGAATTCAATGCGATTTATGCGCTAATGAATGCGTAATTGGAGTTGGCGAAAAAAGTTATTGTGGTTTAAGAACAAATGTAAATGGGAAATTAGTTTCTTTATCTAATACTAATAAAGCAGTTTTACATTGGTATCCTGATCCTCATGTTACAAACTGTTGCAGTGCATGGTTTTGCCCAGCTGGAACAGGTACAGGATACCCAAAGTTTGCTTATACTAAGGGACCGGAGTTAGGGTACAAAAATTTAGCTGTATTCTTTTATGGATGCAATTTTGATTGTTTATTTTGTCAAAATGCTTCCCATAAAAATATAGATTTTGCTACAACAGCATCTTTAGAGGAAATGAGTGAAATAGTTAAAAACGATAAAAAATACTCGTGTATATGTTTTTTCGGTGGTTCACCAGAACCTCAACTTCCATTTGCTCTAGCTTTTTCAAAAAAAGTTATTGAGGAAAATCCTGATAGAATAATTAGAATTTGTTTTGAATGGAATGGGTGCGGAAATAAACTTTTAGTAAAAGAAGCTGCTGAAATAGCTTTTAAAAGTGGAGGAAACATTAAGTTTGATTTAAAATGTTTTAATGAAAATTTAAGTTTAGCTTTAAGCGGTGTTTCAAATAAAAGAGCTTATGAAAATTTTGAGCTTATAGCCAGAGAGTTTTATCATGAAAGAAAAAATTTACCGGTTTTAACAGCTACAACACTTTTGGTTCCAGGTTATGTTGATGAAGAAGAAGTAAAAAACATTTCAGAATTTATTTCAAGTTTAAACCCTGAAATTCCATATTCACTTTTAGTTTTTCATCCAGATTTCATGATGCAAGATCTCCCAATAACCCCAAAAATCCAAGCAGTAAACTGTTATAAAACCGCTAAAAAGTTTTTAAAAAATGTTTATATAGGGAATATCCATTTGCTTGGCGGTCTACAGTCCATAGAATACTAA
- the rimI gene encoding ribosomal protein S18-alanine N-acetyltransferase encodes MVTLQKFSIRRFNPNDLESVIEINRSCLPENYTTNFFMDIYRNCPEAFLVAEVENKIVGYIMCRLEHGFSDFNRFKLVKKGHIVSIAVLNDYRRKGIGASLIAQALKELSNVQAKECYLEVRVSNEAGINLYRKFGFEVTQRIPYYYHDGEDAYVMSRRL; translated from the coding sequence ATGGTTACATTGCAAAAGTTTAGTATTAGAAGATTTAACCCAAATGATTTAGAGTCTGTAATTGAAATAAACAGAAGTTGCCTTCCAGAAAATTATACAACTAACTTTTTTATGGATATTTATAGGAATTGCCCTGAAGCTTTTTTAGTAGCTGAAGTTGAAAACAAAATTGTTGGATATATTATGTGCAGATTAGAGCACGGCTTCTCAGATTTCAACAGATTTAAACTTGTTAAAAAAGGACATATTGTTTCAATTGCTGTTCTTAATGATTATAGACGAAAGGGTATAGGAGCATCTTTAATCGCTCAAGCTTTAAAAGAGCTTAGTAACGTTCAAGCTAAAGAATGTTATCTAGAAGTAAGAGTTTCTAATGAAGCTGGAATAAATCTTTATAGAAAGTTTGGTTTTGAAGTTACTCAAAGAATCCCTTATTATTATCATGATGGTGAAGATGCTTATGTAATGTCTAGAAGACTTTAA
- a CDS encoding AAA family ATPase encodes MNLLMKKNNNEEFKPWWIRHSKLSFLLSFPLYVTTKEYRRWKNAKLTPRKLQKLMKELDKNYPAKREKLVGRDKEYELIMSSISFHVVQDKYIRELLKDAPPPKFFILKGASGTGKSLLAEVCIREGVMHGIRNCVNVQPIFVKGPEVFDPLYGQSARNLMAIFDKAFNTPSIIFIDEFESFGKKIDTAKAARVAEMEDLRVQSLFINNLRRLLDTSTRTILIAATNMYESIREDIRRRAFTIDLDQNITREMLLAILSSELKSHGWDYLNPEEVMITLEKGVSIYRQTQLTPFDIIDACNKVREKKIAPIRKSLFERLERKLTQKSDVKYKVSIEDFEAVARELRGYVEQEKSTEVMSAVLKIKPSITYDDVGGLFGIKEKIFKTISLSLRPELVNKFGWIPPKGFILWGEPGCGKTHISKAIARENGAEFFYAPAAQLLINAKWVGEPEKNVRDLFAIARKAAPSIIFFDEFDIIAGKRKGDPVGDRITAQILTELDGLQPLENVIVIAATNRLEAVDEAVLNRFEPNIIEVPLPRNDAERKDIIRIHLKHYIEHLDPEVTIDGVLKIIKKYRIVSPRVVAEIIRSANRLRTQEIIAAWELKKGDETHKSKVLKMFHDDIKRLCEVLNLSEEELIKNSIELTGENYKVKLYHFEKAAQQLEQDIDKELMDVQESAIFEEPETGVSYGLGTDPTGRRGIILIVECIINPNGDGKTIVTGASKSTIVGPTVIEDTSVIESATNVVEYIKKYVREKTGEDISKFDFVFEVVSPLEGASGLGVSGPSLGVAFSVAAISELAQIKVEPTVVMTGKGDIKGNVGPVGGVGWRGAGKFLAALKARKMKINKFLLPKWNYENSKDEWEILTEKNINVISIQKQLEAWLYSLNVTEEELINKLSLHIQSLKFKPVTYHEIKA; translated from the coding sequence ATGAACTTATTGATGAAGAAGAATAATAATGAAGAGTTTAAACCTTGGTGGATTCGCCACTCTAAACTCAGCTTTTTACTAAGTTTTCCGTTATATGTCACTACTAAAGAATATAGAAGATGGAAAAATGCAAAGTTAACTCCAAGAAAACTTCAGAAATTAATGAAGGAGCTTGACAAAAATTATCCTGCGAAAAGAGAGAAGCTTGTTGGAAGAGATAAAGAATATGAACTTATAATGTCTAGCATAAGCTTTCATGTTGTTCAAGATAAATATATAAGGGAATTGCTTAAAGATGCTCCCCCACCAAAATTTTTTATTCTTAAAGGTGCAAGTGGAACTGGAAAATCTTTGTTAGCAGAAGTATGCATTAGGGAAGGCGTTATGCATGGAATAAGAAACTGTGTAAATGTTCAACCAATTTTTGTTAAAGGACCTGAAGTTTTTGATCCTCTTTATGGTCAATCAGCTAGAAACTTAATGGCGATTTTTGATAAAGCTTTTAATACACCAAGCATAATCTTTATAGATGAATTTGAAAGTTTCGGTAAAAAAATTGATACTGCTAAAGCAGCTAGAGTAGCTGAGATGGAAGATTTAAGAGTTCAAAGCCTTTTTATAAACAATTTAAGAAGGCTTTTAGATACATCAACAAGAACAATTTTAATAGCTGCTACAAACATGTATGAATCAATTAGGGAAGACATAAGAAGAAGAGCTTTTACAATAGATTTAGACCAAAATATAACTAGGGAAATGCTTTTAGCTATTTTAAGTTCAGAACTTAAAAGTCATGGGTGGGACTATTTAAATCCTGAAGAAGTTATGATAACTTTAGAGAAGGGAGTAAGCATTTATAGGCAAACACAATTAACTCCTTTTGATATAATTGATGCATGTAATAAAGTTAGGGAAAAGAAAATAGCTCCAATTAGAAAAAGTCTTTTTGAAAGGCTGGAAAGAAAATTAACTCAAAAAAGCGATGTTAAATATAAAGTTTCAATAGAAGATTTTGAAGCTGTAGCTAGAGAACTTAGAGGTTACGTTGAACAAGAGAAAAGCACTGAAGTTATGAGTGCGGTTCTTAAAATAAAGCCTTCAATAACTTATGATGATGTTGGAGGCTTATTCGGTATAAAAGAGAAAATTTTTAAAACTATTTCTTTAAGTTTAAGACCTGAACTTGTAAATAAATTTGGTTGGATACCGCCTAAAGGGTTTATTCTTTGGGGTGAACCTGGTTGCGGTAAAACTCATATTTCTAAAGCTATAGCTAGAGAGAATGGAGCTGAATTTTTTTATGCTCCAGCTGCTCAGCTTCTTATTAATGCTAAATGGGTTGGTGAACCGGAGAAAAATGTGAGAGATCTATTTGCGATAGCTAGAAAAGCTGCTCCAAGCATAATTTTCTTTGATGAATTTGATATAATAGCTGGAAAACGTAAGGGGGATCCAGTAGGTGATAGAATAACTGCTCAAATATTAACGGAGCTTGATGGTTTACAACCTCTTGAAAACGTTATTGTTATAGCAGCAACAAATAGGCTTGAAGCAGTTGATGAAGCGGTTTTAAATCGTTTTGAACCAAACATTATAGAGGTTCCATTACCAAGAAATGATGCTGAAAGAAAAGATATAATTAGAATTCATTTAAAGCATTATATTGAGCATTTAGATCCAGAAGTTACTATTGATGGTGTATTAAAAATAATAAAGAAGTATAGGATTGTTTCTCCAAGAGTTGTAGCAGAAATAATAAGATCTGCTAATAGATTAAGAACGCAAGAAATTATTGCTGCTTGGGAACTTAAAAAAGGGGATGAAACTCATAAAAGTAAAGTTTTAAAAATGTTTCATGATGATATAAAAAGGCTTTGTGAAGTATTAAATTTAAGTGAGGAAGAATTAATTAAAAATTCTATTGAGTTAACTGGCGAAAACTATAAAGTGAAACTTTATCATTTTGAAAAAGCTGCTCAACAACTTGAACAAGATATTGATAAAGAATTAATGGATGTTCAAGAAAGTGCCATTTTTGAAGAACCTGAAACTGGTGTGTCTTATGGACTTGGGACGGATCCAACAGGAAGGAGAGGAATAATACTTATAGTTGAATGTATAATAAATCCTAATGGTGATGGAAAAACCATCGTAACTGGGGCTTCTAAATCAACAATTGTTGGTCCAACAGTTATTGAAGATACAAGTGTAATTGAAAGTGCTACAAATGTGGTTGAATACATTAAGAAATATGTTAGAGAAAAAACCGGTGAGGATATTTCTAAATTCGATTTTGTATTTGAAGTTGTTAGTCCATTAGAAGGAGCCTCAGGACTAGGTGTTAGTGGCCCAAGTTTAGGAGTCGCATTTAGTGTAGCAGCAATTTCAGAATTAGCTCAAATAAAAGTTGAACCAACTGTAGTTATGACTGGAAAAGGTGATATTAAAGGAAACGTTGGCCCTGTTGGAGGGGTTGGATGGAGAGGAGCAGGAAAATTTCTTGCAGCTTTAAAAGCTAGAAAAATGAAAATAAATAAATTTCTTCTTCCAAAATGGAATTATGAAAACTCTAAAGATGAATGGGAAATACTAACAGAAAAGAATATTAATGTGATTTCTATTCAAAAACAACTTGAAGCTTGGCTTTATTCATTAAATGTAACTGAGGAAGAATTAATAAATAAACTTTCTCTTCATATTCAATCATTAAAATTTAAACCTGTAACTTACCATGAAATTAAAGCTTAA